In Syngnathus scovelli strain Florida chromosome 12, RoL_Ssco_1.2, whole genome shotgun sequence, the genomic window TGTTATTTGTGAATTTTAACACGTTACTTACTCATTAATTTCATATCAACATCTCAATGTAGTTTGAATGCAGGCTAATATAAATCTGATATTGTTTATTGTAATACAGATGAATTGATAGTTTGCAAGTTGGTGAACTTGTTCGCTGTGACGTTAAATGTTTAGTGCGACACCTGCTGGTCATGTGTGGAATTTTGTTTTACGTAGCCACGGTAACCAAGGAGAGCTCTCTAaatggtttgtttttgtgtgtgtgttttgaaaagAAGCCACAAAATTCCATTCAATATCTCACTAAGGTGCTCTAACACGTCTTTTCCTGTAGAACATCGTGCCAAGTGAGATCATGGAAGAGGTCAACGAACTATTTGTTCCGGAGAACCGACTCAATCTCGCTGTGGCTGATGCAAGCACGCTACCAATCATAAGCATCACCAAGGTAACCTGTCTCTCAACTGCCCAATATTGACCTATTGGTATAATTGATGATCTAATTTCTCGTTTTTCTCTCCGATGACAGTTGGACTTGCAGTGGGTGCAGGTTTTGGCCGAGGGCTGGGCCAGTCCTCTGAAGGGCTTCATGAGAGAGCGAGAGTTCCTTCAGGTCTTGCACTTTGGCAGCCTCTTGGACGGTGAGCATCTTACACTGTCTTGTCCGCTCTACTCGGACTAATTctcacctttgtccgcttccatAACAGGTGGTGCCATCAACATGTCCGTCCCCATCGTCCTGCCAGTCACCACCGACATCAAGCAGGAGCTAGACGGCTGCGCGGCAATCGCGCTGGAGTACGGCGGCTCCCGGGTGGCCATTTTGCGGAACCCGGAGTTCTACGAGCACCGCAAGGAGGAACGCTGCGCGCGGCAGTGGGGAACCACGTGTCCACAACATCCTTACATCAAGGTGACATTTACTCAACATACATACACGGTATGATGATCTTGACATCTCCAACTTGCGTGTAGATGGTTATGGAGGGCGGCGACTGGCTCGTCGGCGGCGACCTGGAGCTACTCGAGCCCATCAAATGGAACGACGGACTGGACCAGTATCGCCTTACTCCGCGGGAGCTCAAGCAGAAGTTCAAAGACATGAAAGCAGGTCAAAACCCATTTTATGTTGTCACTTTCACTTTGTAAGATGTTCGATCATTTATTTGAGATTCTTATTAACTAACCCGTGTGGTGTTTGTCTTCCTCCAGATGCGGTATTTGCATTTCAGCTGCGCAACCCCGTGCACAACGGCCATGCTCTGCTGATGCAGGACACCAAGCGGCGTCTCCTGGAGCGGGGCTACAAAAACCCCGTCCTGCTCCTGCACCCGCTCGGCGGCTGGACCAAAGACGACGACGTGCCCTTGCCCTGGCGCATGAAGCAGCACGCCGCCGTCTTGGAGGAGGGCGTCCTGGACCCGGCCAGCACCGTCGTGGCCATCTTCCCCTCGCCCATGATGTACGCCGGACCCACAGAGGTAAGCTGGCGATGCCTTcatagctttttcaaaacaccaACTTCACATTGTGAGGCCATATTGCTCAGTGAATATCAACATCTCCATCAGGTGCAGTGGCACTGCAGGGCCCGCATGATCGCAGGAGCCAATTTCTTCATCGTCGGTCGGGACCCCGCGGGCATGCCCCACCCGGTGACCCGGAAGGACCTTTACGAACCCACGCACGGCGGCAAGGTGCTCACCATGGCGCCGGGCCTCACCTCGGTGGAGATTATCCCCTTCAGGGTGGCTGCTTACAACAAGTCCAAGAAGGCCATGGACTTTTTCGACCCAGAGCGGTGAGCCAATAAATGTCgaatcctctgattggttggtcAGAGCAAAACTTGCTACAGCTAACGACAACTAGCAAAGAACACCTATAGCGATCTAATACAATCAGCATTGCTGGTGAGTAGATTTTGTTAAAGTTTATTATGTAATTAGACTAATTTTGATTATGAACTGcttcagttttatttttttaattgtactcTCTGTATGGGCAACCCTGTGGCTATGTTGCCTATACTTTTATATCCCGTTAAATCtagctcatcttttttttctgtggacCGAATTGTATGTGTGTCCTCAATTTCAGCCATTGTTTTTCTTAGCCGGGCAGCGGACACCCGACCCGTGTATGGATCGACTTTGCTTATGTCCCACGTGTTATTTTTGCAGATGTACTCCTACTTATAGCCGTCATATCTCCCCCTCCAATCTGGCCGTAACCTGACCTTGCCCCCTCTCTCACTCTGCATGTTTCTCTTCCTGTTAGTCACGGCGACTTTGAGTTCATCTCCGGAACCAAGATGAGAAACCTTGCACGCAGTGGCGAGAACCCACCGGACGGCTTCATGGCCCCCAAGGCCTGGAAGGTGTTGGTGGACTACTACACCTCGCTGCAAAAGGACCAGTAAGCCAGCACCAAGCTGTCTTACTACTGCAAGACAATGACAAGGTTATTCTCAGATGGTGTGCTGAAGTTTTAGGACCAATTTAAGAAGTAAAGAGGTACTGTAACTCACATGGGCCGAATCAAAGTACTTTTTAAGTAAATGGAGCACATTCCTTTTAAGCTGGTCCGATTTATCATTCCATTACGCAGTTGCGCTCCCTTGCCAATTTTATTATGTTTGAGCCCGACTTTTAAGATAAAATATTTGGAACTGTCTTAGTACTCACAGAAGATTATTTAGTCTACCAAATAAAATGGCAAGTGatgctatgatttttttttttatccataagTAACACAAGAATCTAATCTATTTTTAACTTTGAAAATTGATATTTCATATAGTATCTGAAGGATACATGGGGAAACTTAATCATTccatattttaatatattttaagactcgtgtttatttttatttagtgaATGAAATGCCATCACTACCTAAAGTGCCTCAAGTTTATATAACACAAACGCTAATGTCTCCTTTCTCAGTACAATAAAACTTGCAAGTGCTTTTTCCACCCTCCACTTATAACTTTTCACACATACATGCAGCCAAGAGAAGCTCAAACATTCTCATGAagaaattggctaaaattatGATTTTTACAACGGGATATGTGTCAGTAAACTAGCTGTTACGTCATTATCACTGACTGTAATTTACATTTCAATAGGTATGTTGATTCAAAAATACTTATTGTTTACCAACAAGGTCTTATTGAGTAGGAGGAATGTCTTGCATTGCTGTAAAAGTGGGCATTCAAACGCTAGCATTAAGAGGTGGAAGGAGATGTGAATGTAAAATGCAGTAATAAATAAACCTATTTGTTAATATCAATCATTCTGGGGTCTATTGTGTTTTATAACATTTCAATGTCTGAGTTTGAttgcaatataaaaaaaaaaaagaaacgcaaTGGCGCCCTCTGGTGGCTCAAACTGATACAGGCACAATTCCAAAGGCTGTTAAATTGTCCAATTTACGTTGCGATTACGGAAATGTACTTAAAAGGTTAAGAAAATGTTGTCATCCTGCAAATAATACACTTTTATTGAAATAAAGTGTGACTAGTGATACATTTAGCCGCAATTCTTATTCCTAAAGGATTTTCTTCAGTGTAAAAAGTTTGGACATCTCTATTCAACACCGATGATGCTTCCTCAGCCATCCTAATAGGTTAAAGATACTTAGAAGGTGTTTGGATTCATTTGTTTGCCTAACAGTTAATTCAGCCAGTCATTAAGCTCCGTGCCGGGCTCAAAGCGGATTGAGCCTTCTGATGAGAACAACTATCTTCTCCTGCAAGAAGCAGATTTTTAATTAGCCTTACATGGGATCACATCATTTAATCTGTGATGTTCCAGGTAACCCAATTTTCAAATCTGCTGAGCTGCACTTGCCTGGGACTTAATAAAATCTCCCAACTACGGCGCGGCCGACATGTCGTGTTACAAAGGAACGACAAGGACAGCTGTTGAAGTAAATCTCTCAGAATGTGGCGCACACTTCCTGGGTGTGGAATTCTGGAGTGTAACCTAATTCAATCCACATTCACGTTGTTTGACATGAATGTTGATGATCACTGTGATTCTTAAATAAGCCATAATgacagttatttaaaaaaaaaaaaaaatctgtgtgtattgtgtgtgtattgtgtttCAAATGCAGGCTGTGTCCAGATGTGATTGTGCATCGGACCACATAGTCATCATGGATTCTACATGCGTTTCTGATTGAACATCATGAAAAGCTTCTTTGGTTTGAGGATGCGAAATTTGAACCCCTCGTGAAAGTCTTTGAAACTCGCAGAAATATAAACTCCGCACATCTGTATATTACAACTCTTTATGATATTTATATGTGAACGCATATGATGCAGCAACATGGAGAAAACAATATAAAAATGCCTTCATGCTTATAGAGGCGGTTTCAGGATCTTCAGTTTCATAGGCTGGATCTCTGGTTTACTGCAAAGCCAACATATATCAAATACAGTATATTAATATTAAGATAATAAAATTCTAACAGCAAATATTTGGTGCACTGATTTAAgaacccgccgaaacatgtcaggtaatgcacctaaaataatttgtttgagataaaagaaaccagtgaagtgattaaaaaggaaaaacaagatgaacttagtacaactaaCTGAAATATAGGTATCTGAAACTGGATTCTCAATACACATGAATGGGGAAAAGTGACGTCATTGTTCTAAAGTCGAAGTGACGTTGCAGCTTTGTCGTTTTgacctcacacacacatttcaaacTATTCAAAGTGTAAATACGAATGAAAGACGTTGGTATTAAAAATGGAAATGTATCGTTTTAAAGGTGAATGTGCTTGCCATAACTCCGTTGTGTCCACCAATTTCtaataaaatataattcaaTCAGAAACAATTGACTGTCATTTAAAGTGAGAATGAAATATTACCTCGttattaatataaatattttccCTTATTTTAATACACAAAGCGACTCAGTTGTGAGCAGGGGGAAAAAGCGCgaaaaaaagtgacattttatGTGAGAAACTTCCCTAATTATAGTCACACGTGATCACTTTGACAGAAGGGAGCCGTCGTGTGCGTACCTCTTGTATCCTTCCGCCGCGATCAAATAATAACAGACTGTATTCCTCCTTTCTTTTCAAATATTGTTCTATATCACAATTAAGACTATATCATTATTTGTAAAATTTAGCTCTGCTCAAATAATCTTGTAATAGTCCGAATGAATTGAACCGAGGGACTACACGGCGAAGGCGGCAGGATACGTGTACTAAAAGCCCAGCCTGCTCTACCTTCTTTTTTCCTCGGTGGAGGCCATGATGGGAGCCTGAGTTCAGCTGGAGCGAGTAAAAAAGAAAGATGATTCCCCGGGACGGAGCTGTCAACGCAATCTGTGCATATTGCTGATTTTTGTATAGTCTGTATACATCTGAGGTGGAGCCTGTCACTTTTTTCC contains:
- the LOC125978307 gene encoding bifunctional 3'-phosphoadenosine 5'-phosphosulfate synthase 2-like, yielding MSGVKKLRTDLNRSTNVVYQAHHVSRSKRGQVVGSRGGFRGCTIWLTGLSGAGKTTISFALEEFLVSNAIPCYSLDGDNIRHGLNKNLGFTAVDREENIRRVAEVARLFADAGLVCITSFISPFTKDRNEARKIHASAGLPFFEVFIHAPLEVCERRDVKGLYKKARAGEIKGFTGIDSEYERPEEPELLLKTEELSVNECLQQVLEMLREQNIVPSEIMEEVNELFVPENRLNLAVADASTLPIISITKLDLQWVQVLAEGWASPLKGFMREREFLQVLHFGSLLDGGAINMSVPIVLPVTTDIKQELDGCAAIALEYGGSRVAILRNPEFYEHRKEERCARQWGTTCPQHPYIKMVMEGGDWLVGGDLELLEPIKWNDGLDQYRLTPRELKQKFKDMKADAVFAFQLRNPVHNGHALLMQDTKRRLLERGYKNPVLLLHPLGGWTKDDDVPLPWRMKQHAAVLEEGVLDPASTVVAIFPSPMMYAGPTEVQWHCRARMIAGANFFIVGRDPAGMPHPVTRKDLYEPTHGGKVLTMAPGLTSVEIIPFRVAAYNKSKKAMDFFDPERHGDFEFISGTKMRNLARSGENPPDGFMAPKAWKVLVDYYTSLQKDQ